A part of Diprion similis isolate iyDipSimi1 chromosome 12, iyDipSimi1.1, whole genome shotgun sequence genomic DNA contains:
- the LOC124413240 gene encoding BRISC complex subunit FAM175B-like isoform X1 has protein sequence MRAQDGIIQRHSNMAENGSLVTVSGAALSLLLYENVRSMGDQIGFLLGEVVIYVTKNVTDSDRQVENIQTHVDINTILTYPSTNSLYNGIGHVDKEKLKSFIRDKSKHIVGWFRFRRNGSLAPTLQDKILHKELRSTLFNSDTRNHEYFTMCLLNTSVSNRGGTHKFRHVFLRYKNCDFVPIPLRINNLGDDSSRPDGSDYKPTPLHKSLSETDAFTKIIKSLNLDVVRTPGTELVTCIQKATEEHLEHLIPKLSASDREVSQLENKVRQLQTMILAKKLSSRTREREISCLENLNCQWEKNEQEREKKKLESKLSADRIRDELIDIFNDDNQAVRNHSMVQRQASYSNKQRNLVIQAQKSVNVNPKNFNQDGTKGKFNPDSSKPNTSRVQDPPIASVALVEIDMTENSPNKDSRSVSKESSSSPECLMFKSNEDHNDSNSAPGRGYGRNVGNRSDTFESSFGSKKARRGKPRIASQSQSPTEHEKPKVVAKLESPASSLSYSQATRKSNDANTIQSSGSQEY, from the exons ATGCGTGCGCAAGACGGGATCATTCAGCGTCATTCAAACATGGCAGAGAACGGTTCGCTTGTCACGGTGTCAGGGGCAGCCCTATCTTTGCTTTTATACGAAAATGTGCGAAGTATGGGCGATCAG ATTGGTTTTCTGTTGGGAGAAGTTGTTATCTATGTTACCAAAAATGTCACTGATTCCGACAGACAAGTAGAAAACATACAAACACATGTCG ATATAAACACAATTCTTACCTATCCATCGACAAATTCACTCTACAACGGCATAGGTCATGTGGATAAGGAAAAACTGAAATCATTCATTCGCGATAAGAGCAAACACATCGTTGGATGGTTTCGATTCAGGAGAAATGGATCCCTTGCACCCACTCTGcaggataaaattttacacaaggAACTTAGATCCACTCTTTTCAACAGCGATACTAGGAATCACGAATACTTTACCATGTGCCTTCTTAACACCTCTGTATCGAATCGGGGTGGAACGCATAAGTTTAGACATGTTTTTCTTCGTTATAAAAATTG CGATTTTGTGCCAATACCACTGAGAATAAATAACTTGGGTGACGATTCTTCTCGCCCAGATGGGTCAGATTACAAACCCACACCTCTACACAAATCTCTGTCTGAAACTGATGCGTTTACGAAAATCATCAAATCCCtgaa tttagATGTGGTGAGAACTCCTGGAACAGAATTGGTCACCTGCATTCAGAAAGCAACCGAGGAACATCTGGAACATTTAATTCCAAAGCTGTCCGCTTCAGACAGAGAGGTTTCCCAGTTAGAAAACAAAGTACGCCAATTACAAACAATGATACTTGCTAAAAAATTGTCCAGTAGGACGAGAGAGCGAGAAATATCTTGCCTGGAAAATCTGAACTGTCAGTGGGAGAAAAATgagcaagagagagaaaaaaaaaagctagaGTCGAAGCTATCTGCCGACAGAATACGGGACGAAttaatcgatatttttaatgACGACAACCAGGCTGTTAGGAATCACTCCATGGTACAG AGACAGGCGTCGTATTCCAACAAGCAGAGGAACCTCGTAATTCAAGCACAGAAAAGTGTAAATGTGAAcccaaagaatttcaatcaAGACGGCACTAAAGGAAAGTTTAATCCTGACTCGTCAAAACCAAATACAAGCAGAGTTCAAGATCCCCCAATAGCTTCAGTAGCACTTGTGGAGATTGATATGACTGAGAATAGCCCGAACAAAGATAGTAGATCAGTGTCCAAAGAATCAAGCTCAAGTCCCGAATGCTTAATGTTTAAAAGCAATGAAGACCATAACGATTCAAATTCAGCTCCAGGCCGGGGATACGGTCGTAACGTTGGTAATCGATCCGACACATTCGAGTCAAGTTTTGGATCTAAAAAAGCCCGTCGAGGAAAACCAAGAATCGCCTCGCAGAGCCAATCACCGACTGAACACGAAAAACCAAAGGTGGTCGCGAAGCTAGAATCCCCTGCTTCTTCTTTGTCGTACAGTCAGGCCACCCGTAAATCTAACGATGCTAATACTATCCAATCTTCAGGTTCGCAGGAGTACTGA
- the LOC124413240 gene encoding BRISC complex subunit FAM175B-like isoform X2 — translation MRAQDGIIQRHSNMAENGSLVTVSGAALSLLLYENVRSMGDQIGFLLGEVVIYVTKNVTDSDRQVENIQTHVDINTILTYPSTNSLYNGIGHVDKEKLKSFIRDKSKHIVGWFRFRRNGSLAPTLQDKILHKELRSTLFNSDTRNHEYFTMCLLNTSVSNRGGTHKFRHVFLRYKNCDFVPIPLRINNLGDDSSRPDGSDYKPTPLHKSLSETDAFTKIIKSLNLDVVRTPGTELVTCIQKATEEHLEHLIPKLSASDREVSQLENKVRQLQTMILAKKLSSRTREREISCLENLNCQWEKNEQEREKKKLESKLSADRIRDELIDIFNDDNQAVRNHSMRQASYSNKQRNLVIQAQKSVNVNPKNFNQDGTKGKFNPDSSKPNTSRVQDPPIASVALVEIDMTENSPNKDSRSVSKESSSSPECLMFKSNEDHNDSNSAPGRGYGRNVGNRSDTFESSFGSKKARRGKPRIASQSQSPTEHEKPKVVAKLESPASSLSYSQATRKSNDANTIQSSGSQEY, via the exons ATGCGTGCGCAAGACGGGATCATTCAGCGTCATTCAAACATGGCAGAGAACGGTTCGCTTGTCACGGTGTCAGGGGCAGCCCTATCTTTGCTTTTATACGAAAATGTGCGAAGTATGGGCGATCAG ATTGGTTTTCTGTTGGGAGAAGTTGTTATCTATGTTACCAAAAATGTCACTGATTCCGACAGACAAGTAGAAAACATACAAACACATGTCG ATATAAACACAATTCTTACCTATCCATCGACAAATTCACTCTACAACGGCATAGGTCATGTGGATAAGGAAAAACTGAAATCATTCATTCGCGATAAGAGCAAACACATCGTTGGATGGTTTCGATTCAGGAGAAATGGATCCCTTGCACCCACTCTGcaggataaaattttacacaaggAACTTAGATCCACTCTTTTCAACAGCGATACTAGGAATCACGAATACTTTACCATGTGCCTTCTTAACACCTCTGTATCGAATCGGGGTGGAACGCATAAGTTTAGACATGTTTTTCTTCGTTATAAAAATTG CGATTTTGTGCCAATACCACTGAGAATAAATAACTTGGGTGACGATTCTTCTCGCCCAGATGGGTCAGATTACAAACCCACACCTCTACACAAATCTCTGTCTGAAACTGATGCGTTTACGAAAATCATCAAATCCCtgaa tttagATGTGGTGAGAACTCCTGGAACAGAATTGGTCACCTGCATTCAGAAAGCAACCGAGGAACATCTGGAACATTTAATTCCAAAGCTGTCCGCTTCAGACAGAGAGGTTTCCCAGTTAGAAAACAAAGTACGCCAATTACAAACAATGATACTTGCTAAAAAATTGTCCAGTAGGACGAGAGAGCGAGAAATATCTTGCCTGGAAAATCTGAACTGTCAGTGGGAGAAAAATgagcaagagagagaaaaaaaaaagctagaGTCGAAGCTATCTGCCGACAGAATACGGGACGAAttaatcgatatttttaatgACGACAACCAGGCTGTTAGGAATCACTCCATG AGACAGGCGTCGTATTCCAACAAGCAGAGGAACCTCGTAATTCAAGCACAGAAAAGTGTAAATGTGAAcccaaagaatttcaatcaAGACGGCACTAAAGGAAAGTTTAATCCTGACTCGTCAAAACCAAATACAAGCAGAGTTCAAGATCCCCCAATAGCTTCAGTAGCACTTGTGGAGATTGATATGACTGAGAATAGCCCGAACAAAGATAGTAGATCAGTGTCCAAAGAATCAAGCTCAAGTCCCGAATGCTTAATGTTTAAAAGCAATGAAGACCATAACGATTCAAATTCAGCTCCAGGCCGGGGATACGGTCGTAACGTTGGTAATCGATCCGACACATTCGAGTCAAGTTTTGGATCTAAAAAAGCCCGTCGAGGAAAACCAAGAATCGCCTCGCAGAGCCAATCACCGACTGAACACGAAAAACCAAAGGTGGTCGCGAAGCTAGAATCCCCTGCTTCTTCTTTGTCGTACAGTCAGGCCACCCGTAAATCTAACGATGCTAATACTATCCAATCTTCAGGTTCGCAGGAGTACTGA
- the LOC124413238 gene encoding Hermansky-Pudlak syndrome 1 protein homolog isoform X1 yields MRCILIFDHLNDVLFTKCNKKFALHIQKLARIQGLVPDDKDQTDVSDKLSPNTIIQLFAPIVTSQRVMACQFGNSYTSVQCQDGTNMVFDDFMGYMFVHIASSDVTLMKRTLGVCVSIVRHLCGPDVALLKWNKQRVSLVSSLLDAWISLRGCEQSILVEAIEQLSVNPELASATLRALHDATDKLRTQSEFSNVHALVLVENKFLSLYSSKNSLDLSASDILLMMLLCWVAGDKGKLMEDQDNSDDDFLSPESNLTEESKGLNITGKLANPTCRDITNLFGDSRDSSISEGLYKLAEDDLYSQLVLLGSGHNYTANAIHITELADGINLVIIIEASNLSTSSGLYDSFYYLNTMNNLQLQKDIDELKPAFDNLDAAIKKSIDGIKKNRNHINNDIDMCQRRLQVKWEFIRKKYIELLKSRDPECILRIESSTSGFTDTMKELLQLTCFDKNFLKQGVDVITAVSKLVRQKINDFSNFLKVKALKNFTLGSRTSLTINKYLEEFPGLVHFIYVDRTTHRLTAPTLDFTSPETLALTNKKIWAMVDHSRAHLQEGHLSVMWKDTTFNYAYFLWFEDNSGSPLKCKTYPNHLMKNLPLPGIICGDYYKKLVEVCFPKLSPNKIRIYELYCVHLGLATSSCVLEHSRRLAATIWEVTGVPNNPIDIL; encoded by the exons ATGCGGTGCATTTTAATATTTGACCATTTGAACGATGTCTTGTTTACAAagtgcaacaaaaaatttgctCTGCATATACAGAAGCTGGCCAGGATACAGGGACTCGTTCCTGACGACAAG GACCAAACCGATGTCAGTGACAAGTTGAGTCCGAATACTATAATCCAACTGTTTGCGCCAATTGTAACTTCCCAGCGAGTGATGGCGTGTCAATTTGGCAACTCATACACATCTGTACAGTGTCAGGATGGTACTAACATGGTGTTTGATGATTTCATGGGCTACATGTTTGTCCACATTGCCAGCAGCGACGTCACTTTAATGAAGAGGACTTTGGGAGTCTGCGTATCCATTGTTCGACACTTGTGTGGACCTGACGTAGCTCT ATTAAAGTGGAACAAGCAAAGAGTATCTCTGGTTTCATCCTTACTGGACGCCTGGATATCTCTGCGGGGATGTGAGCAGAGCATACTTGTCGAAGCTATAGAACAATTATCAGTCAATCCAGAGTTAGCGTCCGCAACTCTGAGAGCACTGCACGATGCAACTGACAAACTTAGAACGCAATCGGAATTCAGTAATGTTCATGCCTTGGTTTTGGtggaaaataagtttttatcCTTATACTCGAGTAAAAATTCGCTCGACTTGAGTGCCTCTGATATTTTGCTAATGATGCTGCTCTGCTGGGTTGCTGGAGATAAAGGAAAATTAATGGAAGATCAAGATAACTctgatgatgattttttaagcCCGGAAAGTAATTTGACAGAAGAGTCAAAAGGCCTTAATATTACTGGGAAATTAGCTAATCCAACGTGCAGAGACATCACGAATTTATTTG GTGACTCAAGAGATTCATCTATCAGCGAGGGTTTGTACAAGTTAGCCGAAGATGATTTGTACAGCCAACTGGTACTGCTTGGCTCTGGTCATAACTATACAGCAAATGCGATTCATATTACAGAATTAGCAGATGGTATTAATTTAGTTATAATCATAGAGGCAAGCAACTTGTCAACGTCGTCTGGTCTGTACGATAGTTTTTACTATTTGAATACTATGAACAATCTACAGCTGCAGAAAGACATAGACGAGCTGAAGCCAGCGTTTGATAACTTAGATGCAGCGATAAAGAAATCAATAGACGGGattaagaaaaacagaaatcacATAAACAACGACATTGATATGTGTCAGAGAAGATTACAAGTGAAATGGGAATTTATACGTAAGAAATACATAGAACTACTGAAATCCAGAGATCCCGAATGCATTCTCAGGATAGAATCCAGCACTTCTGGATTTACGGACACTATGAAAGAGCTTCTCCAGCTCACCTGCTTTGACAAGAACTTTTTGAAGCAAGGCGTAGACGTCATTACAGCTGTCAGTAAATTGGTCAGACAGAAAATCAACGACTTCAGCAATTTCTTGAAAGTCAAAGCGCTTAAGAACTTCACTCTTGGCTC GAGAACTTCCCTAACCATCAACAAATATCTGGAAGAGTTCCCAGGGCtggttcattttatttacgtAGACAGAACGACGCACAGGCTCACTGCGCCAACTTTGGATTTCACTAGTCCTGAAACATTAGCACTTACCAATAAGAAG ATATGGGCGATGGTTGATCACAGCAGAGCCCATTTGCAAGAAGGACACTTGTCTGTCATGTGGAAGGATACAACGTTTAATTATGCGTATTTTTTATGGTTTGAGGACAATTCG gGGTCCCCTTTGAAGTGTAAAACTTATCCGAATCATCTGATGAAAAATCTCCCCCTGCCTGGTATCATATGTGGTGACTATTACAA GAAACTTGTTGAAGTCTGCTTTCCAAAGTTATCTCCAAACAAGATCAGAATATATGAGCTCTACTGTGTACACTTGGGTCTAGCAACATCGTCTTGCGTCTTGGAACATTCCAGAAGACTCGCAGCGACGATATGGGAAGTTACCGGAGTGCCAAACAACCCTATTGATATACTGTAA
- the LOC124413238 gene encoding Hermansky-Pudlak syndrome 1 protein homolog isoform X2 has protein sequence MRCILIFDHLNDVLFTKCNKKFALHIQKLARIQGLVPDDKDQTDVSDKLSPNTIIQLFAPIVTSQRVMACQFGNSYTSVQCQDGTNMVFDDFMGYMFVHIASSDVTLMKRTLGVCVSIVRHLCGPDVALLKWNKQRVSLVSSLLDAWISLRGCEQSILVEAIEQLSVNPELASATLRALHDATDKLRTQSEFSNVHALVLVENKFLSLYSSKNSLDLSASDILLMMLLCWVAGDKGKLMEDQDNSDDDFLSPESNLTEESKGLNITGKLANPTCRDITNLFGDSRDSSISEGLYKLAEDDLYSQLVLLGSGHNYTANAIHITELADGINLVIIIEASNLSTSSGLYDSFYYLNTMNNLQLQKDIDELKPAFDNLDAAIKKSIDGIKKNRNHINNDIDMCQRRLQVKWEFIRKKYIELLKSRDPECILRIESSTSGFTDTMKELLQLTCFDKNFLKQGVDVITAVSKLVRQKINDFSNFLKVKALKNFTLGSYLEEFPGLVHFIYVDRTTHRLTAPTLDFTSPETLALTNKKIWAMVDHSRAHLQEGHLSVMWKDTTFNYAYFLWFEDNSGSPLKCKTYPNHLMKNLPLPGIICGDYYKKLVEVCFPKLSPNKIRIYELYCVHLGLATSSCVLEHSRRLAATIWEVTGVPNNPIDIL, from the exons ATGCGGTGCATTTTAATATTTGACCATTTGAACGATGTCTTGTTTACAAagtgcaacaaaaaatttgctCTGCATATACAGAAGCTGGCCAGGATACAGGGACTCGTTCCTGACGACAAG GACCAAACCGATGTCAGTGACAAGTTGAGTCCGAATACTATAATCCAACTGTTTGCGCCAATTGTAACTTCCCAGCGAGTGATGGCGTGTCAATTTGGCAACTCATACACATCTGTACAGTGTCAGGATGGTACTAACATGGTGTTTGATGATTTCATGGGCTACATGTTTGTCCACATTGCCAGCAGCGACGTCACTTTAATGAAGAGGACTTTGGGAGTCTGCGTATCCATTGTTCGACACTTGTGTGGACCTGACGTAGCTCT ATTAAAGTGGAACAAGCAAAGAGTATCTCTGGTTTCATCCTTACTGGACGCCTGGATATCTCTGCGGGGATGTGAGCAGAGCATACTTGTCGAAGCTATAGAACAATTATCAGTCAATCCAGAGTTAGCGTCCGCAACTCTGAGAGCACTGCACGATGCAACTGACAAACTTAGAACGCAATCGGAATTCAGTAATGTTCATGCCTTGGTTTTGGtggaaaataagtttttatcCTTATACTCGAGTAAAAATTCGCTCGACTTGAGTGCCTCTGATATTTTGCTAATGATGCTGCTCTGCTGGGTTGCTGGAGATAAAGGAAAATTAATGGAAGATCAAGATAACTctgatgatgattttttaagcCCGGAAAGTAATTTGACAGAAGAGTCAAAAGGCCTTAATATTACTGGGAAATTAGCTAATCCAACGTGCAGAGACATCACGAATTTATTTG GTGACTCAAGAGATTCATCTATCAGCGAGGGTTTGTACAAGTTAGCCGAAGATGATTTGTACAGCCAACTGGTACTGCTTGGCTCTGGTCATAACTATACAGCAAATGCGATTCATATTACAGAATTAGCAGATGGTATTAATTTAGTTATAATCATAGAGGCAAGCAACTTGTCAACGTCGTCTGGTCTGTACGATAGTTTTTACTATTTGAATACTATGAACAATCTACAGCTGCAGAAAGACATAGACGAGCTGAAGCCAGCGTTTGATAACTTAGATGCAGCGATAAAGAAATCAATAGACGGGattaagaaaaacagaaatcacATAAACAACGACATTGATATGTGTCAGAGAAGATTACAAGTGAAATGGGAATTTATACGTAAGAAATACATAGAACTACTGAAATCCAGAGATCCCGAATGCATTCTCAGGATAGAATCCAGCACTTCTGGATTTACGGACACTATGAAAGAGCTTCTCCAGCTCACCTGCTTTGACAAGAACTTTTTGAAGCAAGGCGTAGACGTCATTACAGCTGTCAGTAAATTGGTCAGACAGAAAATCAACGACTTCAGCAATTTCTTGAAAGTCAAAGCGCTTAAGAACTTCACTCTTGGCTC ATATCTGGAAGAGTTCCCAGGGCtggttcattttatttacgtAGACAGAACGACGCACAGGCTCACTGCGCCAACTTTGGATTTCACTAGTCCTGAAACATTAGCACTTACCAATAAGAAG ATATGGGCGATGGTTGATCACAGCAGAGCCCATTTGCAAGAAGGACACTTGTCTGTCATGTGGAAGGATACAACGTTTAATTATGCGTATTTTTTATGGTTTGAGGACAATTCG gGGTCCCCTTTGAAGTGTAAAACTTATCCGAATCATCTGATGAAAAATCTCCCCCTGCCTGGTATCATATGTGGTGACTATTACAA GAAACTTGTTGAAGTCTGCTTTCCAAAGTTATCTCCAAACAAGATCAGAATATATGAGCTCTACTGTGTACACTTGGGTCTAGCAACATCGTCTTGCGTCTTGGAACATTCCAGAAGACTCGCAGCGACGATATGGGAAGTTACCGGAGTGCCAAACAACCCTATTGATATACTGTAA
- the LOC124413238 gene encoding uncharacterized protein LOC124413238 isoform X3 — MRCILIFDHLNDVLFTKCNKKFALHIQKLARIQGLVPDDKDQTDVSDKLSPNTIIQLFAPIVTSQRVMACQFGNSYTSVQCQDGTNMVFDDFMGYMFVHIASSDVTLMKRTLGVCVSIVRHLCGPDVALLKWNKQRVSLVSSLLDAWISLRGCEQSILVEAIEQLSVNPELASATLRALHDATDKLRTQSEFSNVHALVLVENKFLSLYSSKNSLDLSASDILLMMLLCWVAGDKGKLMEDQDNSDDDFLSPESNLTEESKGLNITGKLANPTCRDITNLFGDSRDSSISEGLYKLAEDDLYSQLVLLGSGHNYTANAIHITELADGINLVIIIEASNLSTSSGLYDSFYYLNTMNNLQLQKDIDELKPAFDNLDAAIKKSIDGIKKNRNHINNDIDMCQRRLQVKWEFIRKKYIELLKSRDPECILRIESSTSGFTDTMKELLQLTCFDKNFLKQGVDVITAIWAMVDHSRAHLQEGHLSVMWKDTTFNYAYFLWFEDNSGSPLKCKTYPNHLMKNLPLPGIICGDYYKKLVEVCFPKLSPNKIRIYELYCVHLGLATSSCVLEHSRRLAATIWEVTGVPNNPIDIL; from the exons ATGCGGTGCATTTTAATATTTGACCATTTGAACGATGTCTTGTTTACAAagtgcaacaaaaaatttgctCTGCATATACAGAAGCTGGCCAGGATACAGGGACTCGTTCCTGACGACAAG GACCAAACCGATGTCAGTGACAAGTTGAGTCCGAATACTATAATCCAACTGTTTGCGCCAATTGTAACTTCCCAGCGAGTGATGGCGTGTCAATTTGGCAACTCATACACATCTGTACAGTGTCAGGATGGTACTAACATGGTGTTTGATGATTTCATGGGCTACATGTTTGTCCACATTGCCAGCAGCGACGTCACTTTAATGAAGAGGACTTTGGGAGTCTGCGTATCCATTGTTCGACACTTGTGTGGACCTGACGTAGCTCT ATTAAAGTGGAACAAGCAAAGAGTATCTCTGGTTTCATCCTTACTGGACGCCTGGATATCTCTGCGGGGATGTGAGCAGAGCATACTTGTCGAAGCTATAGAACAATTATCAGTCAATCCAGAGTTAGCGTCCGCAACTCTGAGAGCACTGCACGATGCAACTGACAAACTTAGAACGCAATCGGAATTCAGTAATGTTCATGCCTTGGTTTTGGtggaaaataagtttttatcCTTATACTCGAGTAAAAATTCGCTCGACTTGAGTGCCTCTGATATTTTGCTAATGATGCTGCTCTGCTGGGTTGCTGGAGATAAAGGAAAATTAATGGAAGATCAAGATAACTctgatgatgattttttaagcCCGGAAAGTAATTTGACAGAAGAGTCAAAAGGCCTTAATATTACTGGGAAATTAGCTAATCCAACGTGCAGAGACATCACGAATTTATTTG GTGACTCAAGAGATTCATCTATCAGCGAGGGTTTGTACAAGTTAGCCGAAGATGATTTGTACAGCCAACTGGTACTGCTTGGCTCTGGTCATAACTATACAGCAAATGCGATTCATATTACAGAATTAGCAGATGGTATTAATTTAGTTATAATCATAGAGGCAAGCAACTTGTCAACGTCGTCTGGTCTGTACGATAGTTTTTACTATTTGAATACTATGAACAATCTACAGCTGCAGAAAGACATAGACGAGCTGAAGCCAGCGTTTGATAACTTAGATGCAGCGATAAAGAAATCAATAGACGGGattaagaaaaacagaaatcacATAAACAACGACATTGATATGTGTCAGAGAAGATTACAAGTGAAATGGGAATTTATACGTAAGAAATACATAGAACTACTGAAATCCAGAGATCCCGAATGCATTCTCAGGATAGAATCCAGCACTTCTGGATTTACGGACACTATGAAAGAGCTTCTCCAGCTCACCTGCTTTGACAAGAACTTTTTGAAGCAAGGCGTAGACGTCATTACAGCT ATATGGGCGATGGTTGATCACAGCAGAGCCCATTTGCAAGAAGGACACTTGTCTGTCATGTGGAAGGATACAACGTTTAATTATGCGTATTTTTTATGGTTTGAGGACAATTCG gGGTCCCCTTTGAAGTGTAAAACTTATCCGAATCATCTGATGAAAAATCTCCCCCTGCCTGGTATCATATGTGGTGACTATTACAA GAAACTTGTTGAAGTCTGCTTTCCAAAGTTATCTCCAAACAAGATCAGAATATATGAGCTCTACTGTGTACACTTGGGTCTAGCAACATCGTCTTGCGTCTTGGAACATTCCAGAAGACTCGCAGCGACGATATGGGAAGTTACCGGAGTGCCAAACAACCCTATTGATATACTGTAA
- the LOC124413060 gene encoding Kv channel-interacting protein 1-like isoform X1, producing the protein MYSVHVTPGGSSSKTGTARGHPDSEITYKARRRESVPIRVINYLRSQFKAEEIPEGELEELTGVLASTGGGALTLGGRHRPEELTTLAATTRFSRKEIQLIYRGFKQECPSGLVDEEAFKQIFSQFFPQGDASQYAHYVFNTMKRKQSGKISFEEFLTILSKVSRGSVEEKLQWVFGLYDLDGDGLISKDEMLDVVGSIYEMLGRYTQPQCAEPQLAAREHVERIFHLMDTNKDGVVTIEELVQWCSKDEQLLRSLDTLDTVL; encoded by the exons atgtacagCGTTCACGTGACTCCCGGAGGATCTTCGAGCAAGACAGGCACCGCGAGAGGACATCCGGACAGTGAAATCACTTACAAGGCTCGACGCCGAGAATCTGTGCCAATTCGTGTCATCAATTATCTACGATCCCAATTCAAAGCCGAGGAAATACCAG AGGGTGAGCTTGAAGAATTGACCGGAGTGTTGGCAAGTACCGGAGGTGGAGCTTTGACGCTCGGAGGACGTCACAGGCCGGAAGAGTTGACTACGCTGGCTGCGACTACTCGGTTTTCACGAAAAGAAATCCAGCTCATCTACAGAGGATTTAAACAAGAATGTCCCAGCGGTCTCGTAGACGAGGAAGCctttaaacagattttttcCCAATTCTTTCCCCAAGGAG ATGCGAGTCAATACGCGCACTATGTATTCAATACGATGAAGCGCAAACAGTCTGGTAAAATAAGCTTTGAG GAATTTCTAACTATTTTATCAAAAGTATCCCGTGGGTCAGTTGAAGAGAAACTCCAGTGGGTATTCGGGCTCTATGATCTGGATGGCGACGGGCTGATTAGCAAAGACGAGATGCTCGATGTGGTTGGTTCGATTTATGAAATGCTTGGACGATATACGCAGCCCCAATGCGCTGAGCCTCAATTAGCGGCTCGGGAGCACGTCGAACGTATATTTCAC TTAATGGATACAAATAAGGATGGCGTGGTAACAATTGAGGAACTGGTCCAGTGGTGTTCTAAAGATGAGCAGCTTCTTCGCAGCTTGGACACCCTAGATACAGTCTTGtga